ATGTAATAATCAATACGGTTGCTAGAATGGTGATCCATGTACCTTTTTTCAGCATATCCATAATCGTGACTTTTCCGGTTCCGAACACTATCGCTTGTGATGGTGTTCCAATTGGAAGCATGAACGCGAATCCTGCACCTAGTGCCGCTGCTGTCATTAATGGCAGTGGATGAACGTTAATTGCTAGGGCCAATGTTGCAGCAATCGGAACGAAAATTGTTGTAATCGCTGTATTTGGTGCAATTTGTGTTATACCAATTGTTAATATAGTAGTAATTGCTAAAATCGCAATATATGGTATTCCTTCTAACAACAATAAACGGCTTCCGATCCATTGTGATAGGTCCGTTTCGGCAAAACCAGCTGCAATGGCAAGCCCCCCACCTACTAGTAATAGCACACCCCATGGCATTTGTTTTAGTGACTCTCCGCCTAAAATTCTGCCACCATGTTTCTTGGAAGCAGGAATTAAATACAGCAGAAGGGCGCCGGTCATGGCGATCATTGTATCACTTATACCTGGAATAACATCTGTCCAGATAAAGGATCTTGTGAGCCACATGAAAGCTGTCAAACTAAATACAGCAGCCACAACCTTTTCTTCATAAGTCATCTTGCCCAAGGCTTTCTTTTCATCTAATACGAACTGGCGGCCCTGTTCCAATTTTTTAACCTTCATTGGATAAGCCACTTTTGTTAGATAAAAAGCTGTAAAGATTGCCAAAATGACAATCATTGGAAATGCAAACATAAACCATTTCGCAAAAGAGATTTCAATTCCATACATTTCCTTTACCAAACCAGCTAATATAAGATTAGGGGGTGTACCGATAAGGGTTGCGCTTCCTCCAATGATCCCCCCAAAACCAATTGCAAAAACCATTGATTTCGTAAATTTTTTGTCTTCTTCTTTTGTATAGGTACCTTCCTTTTTCATTAGCTCTACCACTTTGAAAGCAATCGCTGTCCCGATTGGAATCATCATCATAACAGTCGCAACATTAGAAATCCACATCGATAAGAATCCTGTTGCAAACATAAACCCGTAAATTAAACCAGACGTACTCGTACCTACAAAACTAATTATTGAAAGGGCAATTCGTTCATGAAGAGACCATTTTTCCAAGACGATAGCAATCGCAAATCC
This Pueribacillus theae DNA region includes the following protein-coding sequences:
- a CDS encoding SLC13 family permease — translated: MEKSLRAMSNSLWSSHKRTKELLTFASLRQPKKQATVKNLKNAKSANSDGGNQDQGNKSYSTSQLVGLILGPALFFIALYLLPLPGLSDPGRAVLATTLWLSTWWILEAMPLGLTSLLPIILLPLMGTISGAEVTASYGDPNIFLFLGGFAIAIVLEKWSLHERIALSIISFVGTSTSGLIYGFMFATGFLSMWISNVATVMMMIPIGTAIAFKVVELMKKEGTYTKEEDKKFTKSMVFAIGFGGIIGGSATLIGTPPNLILAGLVKEMYGIEISFAKWFMFAFPMIVILAIFTAFYLTKVAYPMKVKKLEQGRQFVLDEKKALGKMTYEEKVVAAVFSLTAFMWLTRSFIWTDVIPGISDTMIAMTGALLLYLIPASKKHGGRILGGESLKQMPWGVLLLVGGGLAIAAGFAETDLSQWIGSRLLLLEGIPYIAILAITTILTIGITQIAPNTAITTIFVPIAATLALAINVHPLPLMTAAALGAGFAFMLPIGTPSQAIVFGTGKVTIMDMLKKGTWITILATVLIITFVYFLFPVVFDLNLMEFPDALK